TAGCTTTTGACAATGAAGAGATAGGAAGTGCTACAAAGCAGGGAGCTGATTCCAATTATCTTTTGAATACGCTAGAAAGAATTTCATTGTCGTTAGGACTTGATAGAAGCGAGTTTTTACAGATGCTGGAAAGTTCGTATATTTTATCAGCTGATGCTGCACATGCCGCACATCCTGCACATTTAGGCAAAACAGACCCTACAAATCGTGGAAGAATAAACGAGGGTGTTTCAATAAAAATTAGTGCAAAACAAAAATATACGTCTGATGGATATTCAATTGCTGTAATCAGACAACTTATTGAAGGAACTAATATAAGGATTCAGCCTTTTGTAAATGAATCAAATGAACTTGGAGGAAGTACAATTGGACCGCTTTCTTCAACACATCTGGATATAGATGGAGTAGATTTGGGAGTTCCAATGTTTGCGATGCATTCAGTACGTGAATTATGTGGGATTTTTGATGTGTTTTATTTGAAGGAATTAGCGAAAGAGTTTTTTTCAAAAGGATAGAAGATATTATTTTTAAAGAGATAGTCATGCATTGGCTATCTTTTTTGATGTTGTTTTTTTACAGTATCTATGATAGAATGAAGAATAAAATAAAAACTGGAAAGGTAATGTAATGAAAGTATATTTAGAATTATTCTGGATTTTTTTTAAGATAGGAGCATTTACTCTTGGTGGAGGATATGCTATGGTTCCACTTATTCAAGCTGAAATTGTTAATAAAAAGAAATGGATTGAAGAAGAGGAGTTTGTAAAGCTTCTGGCACTTGCTCAGTCTTCACCAGGTGCATTGGCAGTAAATATATCGGTTTTTGTAGGATATAAAATGAAAAAGATGCTTGGTGTAATAGTTACGGTTATAGCAGCAACATTACCATCTTTTATAATTATTCTCCTTATAGCGTCACTGTTTAGCAATATACAGGATAATATATATGTAATAAAGGCATTTAAGGCAATAAGACCAATGGTAGTTGCATTAATTGCAGCAAGTGTCTATACAATTGGAAAATCGGCTAAAATTAATACAAAAACGTTATGGATTGTAATTTTGGTTGCAGTAATGGTAGCATTTTTTAAATTCCCGCCTATTATTATGATTATTTTAGGTGCATTTTTAGGAAATCTTTGGATGATTTGGAGGAAAAATAAATGAATTTAGCGATATTATTGATATTATTTTTTGT
The nucleotide sequence above comes from Leptotrichia hongkongensis. Encoded proteins:
- a CDS encoding chromate transporter, translated to MKVYLELFWIFFKIGAFTLGGGYAMVPLIQAEIVNKKKWIEEEEFVKLLALAQSSPGALAVNISVFVGYKMKKMLGVIVTVIAATLPSFIIILLIASLFSNIQDNIYVIKAFKAIRPMVVALIAASVYTIGKSAKINTKTLWIVILVAVMVAFFKFPPIIMIILGAFLGNLWMIWRKNK